The sequence below is a genomic window from Flavobacterium lipolyticum.
TTCTCAGGAAGTATCAGATGCTGTACGTTATGCACAAGACAATTTAACCGGAACTGCAAGATTCAGAGCCATGAGTGGTGCTTTTGGAGCCGTTGGAGGAGATTTCTCCGCTATTTCCGTAAACCCTGCAGGATCGGCAATATTCTCTAATAATCAGGTTGGAGTAAGTTTTAGCAATCAAAACATCAAAAACAACTCCAACTATTTTGAAACAGGAATTAGCGAAAGCAAAAATTCTTTTACACTCAATCAGGCAGGCGCTGTTTTTGTTTTTCACGATCACAACCCAAACAACAACTGGAAAAAAATTACGATTGGAGCCTCTTACGAAAACACCAATAATTTTGACAACAGAATTGTTTCAGTAGGAACAAACCCAACAAATTCTATTGACGGTTATTTTTTATCTTATGCCAATAACGGAAACGGAGGCGCACCAGTGCCACAAGAATTTGTAAACCTGGCAAATAACGAATCAATCAGTGACCTTTATCGCTATTTAGGTTCGAACTTACCAAATGGTCAATACCGAAATTTATCCGGATTCTCTGCACAACAAGCCATGCTAGGCTACCAGGGATTCGTCATAAACGCTTCTGACCCGAATAACCCGAACAGCACTTACACCACAAATGTACCTGCAGGAAATACCCCGGGGAAAGGAAATTATTACCAAGAAAATGAAATTTTCACGACTGGCTACAATAGTAAATTGAGTTTCAACATTGCAACTTCTTACAAAGACAGACTTTATTTAGGTGCTAATCTAAATGTACATATCACAGATTACAGAAGATCTAGTAGTTTCTACGAAGACAATGATAACCCAACACAAGCAACCCCAACGATATCAAGTTTACGCTTCAACAACAACCTTTATACCTACGGAAATGGCTTCTCTTTTCAACTTGGAGCCATCGCCAAAGTCACTAAAGAATTCCGACTTGGACTAGCTTACGAATCCAACACTTGGTACGAACTTTACGATGAACTTTCACAAAGTTTATACACAACATTACAAGCAACCGGTGGACAACCTATTAATAAAGCAGTTAATCCTGATGTCGTAAATATTTACGAACGCTACACCTTGCAAACACCAGGAAAAACCACTTTTAGTGCCGCTTATGTATTTGGAAAATCTGGATTAATCAGTATTGATTATGCAATTAAAGACTATAGCAATACCAAATACAAACCTGGCCGTGATTTTACAGGAATCAACAATCAACTAAGTGATCAACTGACCAATGCTGGTGAATTAAGAATAGGAGCCGAATACAAAATAAAACAATTGAGTTTACGTGGGGGATATCGTTTTGAAGAGAGTCCATACAAAGACGGAACTACGATTGGAGACTTAAGCAGTTACTCAGGTGGTTTAGGTTATAATTTTGGAGGCACTAAAGTAGATTTAGCCTATTCTTATTTAGAAAGAAAATCGAATCAGGGATTTTTTGCAACCGGATTTACTAATGGAGCAAACGTTACCTCAAAACTAAACAACGTTACGCTTACTTTATTATTTGAATTGTAATTAAAAATAAATAGAATGAATTAAAATCTCCGTCAGGCTCTTACTTGACGGATTTTTTTTACCCAGATAGAAGCGACTTCCTTTTGTGTCCGCCGCTGCGAACACAAAAGATATGGCAAACAGCAGGATAAGCTTCATAAAAATCACCTAAAAGAAAAGGAAACAAGCGGTGTTTGAATAAAAAAGTGTAATTTTGCACTCCAATTTATAAAAGTATGAGAACCAAGTCTTTAAAAAAGAACAAAATTAACGTAATCACTCTTGGGTGTTCGAAAAATGTATATGACAGTGAAGTGCTAATGGGACAACTTCGCGCTAATGGCAAAGAAGTACAACATGAGGCACCTGCTAAGGAAGAAGGAAACATTATTGTG
It includes:
- a CDS encoding OmpP1/FadL family transporter, translating into MKKILFLLITGLTASVSHSQEVSDAVRYAQDNLTGTARFRAMSGAFGAVGGDFSAISVNPAGSAIFSNNQVGVSFSNQNIKNNSNYFETGISESKNSFTLNQAGAVFVFHDHNPNNNWKKITIGASYENTNNFDNRIVSVGTNPTNSIDGYFLSYANNGNGGAPVPQEFVNLANNESISDLYRYLGSNLPNGQYRNLSGFSAQQAMLGYQGFVINASDPNNPNSTYTTNVPAGNTPGKGNYYQENEIFTTGYNSKLSFNIATSYKDRLYLGANLNVHITDYRRSSSFYEDNDNPTQATPTISSLRFNNNLYTYGNGFSFQLGAIAKVTKEFRLGLAYESNTWYELYDELSQSLYTTLQATGGQPINKAVNPDVVNIYERYTLQTPGKTTFSAAYVFGKSGLISIDYAIKDYSNTKYKPGRDFTGINNQLSDQLTNAGELRIGAEYKIKQLSLRGGYRFEESPYKDGTTIGDLSSYSGGLGYNFGGTKVDLAYSYLERKSNQGFFATGFTNGANVTSKLNNVTLTLLFEL